A part of Arachis hypogaea cultivar Tifrunner chromosome 12, arahy.Tifrunner.gnm2.J5K5, whole genome shotgun sequence genomic DNA contains:
- the LOC112727615 gene encoding small ribosomal subunit protein bS1c codes for MMSLAQQLSVLRWSPLPSTSFSRPTTTHNRHTRTLLPVVCSVALSNAQNRERVKLKELFEQAYERCRTAPMEGVSFTVDQFTEALEKYDFDSEVGTKIKGTVFAVDASGAYVDVTAKSTAYLPLQEACIHRIKHVQEAGIVPGLREEFVVIGENEVDDGLILSLKAIEFDLAWERCRQLQAEDAVVKGKIVNGNKGGLVAEVEGLKGFVPFSQISTKLSGEELLEKELPLKFVEVDEEQSRLILSHRKAAADSQGQLGIGSVVTGTVQSLKPYGAFVDIGGISGLLHVSQISHDRITDIATVLQPGDILKVMILSHDRERGRVSLSTKKLEPTPGDMIRNPKLVFEKAEEMAQTFRQRIAQAEAMARADMLRFQPESGLTLSNEGILGPLSSELPAEGVDFNEVPSAEEHS; via the exons ATGATGTCTCTGGCTCAGCAACTGAGCGTCCTGAGATGGTCTCCACTGCCGTCCACGTCTTTCTCAAGACCAACCACCACCCACAACCGCCATACCCGCACGCTCCTTCCGGTGGTGTGTTCGGTGGCCTTATCGAATGCGCAGAACCGAGAGAGAGTGAAGCTGAAAGAGCTCTTCGAGCAAGCCTATGAGAGATGCCGCACTGCTCCCATGGAAGGTGTTTCCTTCACCGTTGATCAGTTCACTGAAGCTCTTGAAAAGTATGATTTTGATTCTGAGGTTGGCACCAAG ATTAAGGGCACGGTATTTGCTGTAGATGCAAGTGGAGCTTATGTTGATGTTACTGCAAAGTCTACTGCATATTTGCCTCTGCAAGAGGCATGCATCCACCGAATTAAGCATGTGCAAGAAGCAGGCATAGTTCCTGGCTTGAGAGAGGAGTTTGTAGTAATTGGGGAAAATGAAGTTGATGATGGCCTGATCTTGAGTTTAAAGGCTATTGAGTTCGACCTTGCATGGGAACGCTGTAGGCAACTTCAAGCAGAAGATGCAGTTGTCAAGGGTAAG ATTGTCAATGGAAACAAGGGTGGATTGGTGGCCGAGGTGGAAGGCCTCAAGGGATTTGTTCCATTCTCACAGATTTCAACG AAATTATCTGGAGAAGAGCTACTTGAGAAGGAACTCCCTCTAAAGTTCGTGGAGGTGGATGAGGAACAGTCCAGACTTATCCTCAGTCACCGTAAAGCCGCTGCTGACAGCCAGGGACAGCTGGGAATTGGATCCGTAGTAACTGGCACTGTTCAAAGCCTAAAGCCATATGGTGCCTTCGTTGACATTGGTGGAATCAGTGGTCTCCTTCACGTCAGTCAGATCAGTCACGATCGTATAACTGATATTGCAACTGTTCTTCAACCTGGTGATATTCTGAAG GTGATGATACTAAGTCATGATCGGGAGAGAGGCCGAGTAAGCCTTTCCACAAAGAAGTTGGAACCCACACCTGGTGATATGATTCGCAATCCAAAGCTTGTCTTTGAGAAG GCGGAAGAGATGGCTCAGACATTCAGACAGAGAATAGCCCAAGCAGAAGCCATGGCTCGTGCTGATATGCTTCGGTTCCAGCCAGAG AGTGGATTAACTCTTAGCAATGAAGGGATCTTAGGACCACTTTCTTCAGAGTTGCCTGCAGAGGGAGTGGATTTCAATGAGGTACCCTCAGCTGAAGAACATTCATGA
- the LOC112727618 gene encoding protein DETOXIFICATION 42 isoform X1, producing the protein MSFHMLFSGIRNAFRKDELGLEIMHISLPTTLALAADPIASLIDTAFIGHIGPVELAAVGVSIAIFNQISKIAIIPLVSVTTSLVAEEDAVEKLQNQPSETEMLIHASSVTEETKLEVEQIDPECSTSSRNVNRVAKLGHDKSYIPSASSAIVIGAVLGILQALFLIFTARPILNYMGVDYNSPMLKPAQQYLTLRSFGAPAVILSMAMQGVFRGIKDTKTPLYATIVGDVTNIILDPLLIFVLRLGVSGAAIAHIISQYLISLVLLWSLMKQVDLMPPSIQDFQFGKILKNGFLLLLKVTAVTFCVTLSASLAARQGSITMAAFQICLQIWMATSLLADGLAVSAQAILASAFAQRDYHKVITSASRVLQLGLILGLVLSFLLFSLLPFASKLFTNDVAVLHLIGIGIPYVAATQPLNSLAFVFDGVNYGASDFIYSAYSMILVALVSIFSLYMLSSSYGFSGIWIALSIYMSLRTFAGFWRIGTRSGPWHFLKENYALLQ; encoded by the exons ATGAGCTTTCATATGTTATTTTCTGGCATAAG GAACGCCTTTAGGAAGGATGAACTAGGCCTGGAAATAATGCATATATCACTGCCTACCACTCTTGCTTTGGCTGCAGATCCTATTGCTTCTCTGATTGATACTGCATTCATCGGACACATAG GCCCTGTGGAGCTTGCTGCAGTGGGGGTATCAATTGCAATTTTTAATCAAATCTCAAAAATAGCAATAATTCCTCTGGTCAGTGTTACAACCTCGTTGGTTGCCGAGGAAGATGCCGTCGAGAAATTACAAAATCAACCATCAGAAACAGAAATGCTGATCCATGCCTCTTCTGTGACTGAGGAAACAAAATTGGAAGTGGAACAA atAGATCCTGAGTGCAGTACATCATCAAGAAATGTTAATAGAGTAGCTAAACTTGGCCATGACAAAAGCTATATTCCATCAGCTTCATCAGCAATAGTTATTGGAGCTGTTCTCGGCATCTTACAagctctctttctcatttttACAGCCAGACCAATCTTGAATTACATGGGAGTCGATTAT AATTCTCCAATGTTGAAGCCGGCACAGCAATACTTGACTCTGAGGTCATTTGGTGCACCAGCTGTGATACTTTCTATGGCCATGCAAGGAGTTTTTCGAGGAATCAAAGATACGAAAACACCTTTATACGCCACAA TTGTGGGAGATGTAACAAATATCATTTTAGATCCATTGCTTATCTTCGTACTCCGGTTGGGAGTCAGCGGTGCAGCAATCGCACACATTATCTCCCA GTACTTGATTTCCTTGGTGTTGTTGTGGAGTTTAATGAAGCAAGTTGATCTAATGCCTCCAAGTATCCAAGATTTTCAATTTGGGAAGATTCTAAAAAATG GGTTTCTGCTATTGTTGAAAGTTACAGCAGTGACATTCTGTGTGACACTGTCAGCATCCCTTGCAGCAAGACAAGGATCAATAACCATGGCTGCCTTCCAAATCTGCTTACAGATTTGGATGGCCACCTCTTTGCTTGCTGATGGATTAGCTGTTTCTGCTCAA GCCATTCTTGCAAGTGCGTTTGCGCAAAGGGATTACCATAAAGTGATCACATCGGCTTCCCGTGTTCTTCAG CTTGGGCTGATTCTGGGGCTGGTTCTCTCATTCCTTCTCTTTAGTCTGCTCCCTTTTGCTTCTAAGTTATTTACAAACGACGTCGCTGTTCTGCATCTTATTGGTATTGGTATTCCG TATGTTGCAGCCACTCAACCCCTCAATTCACTAGCATTTGTTTTTGACGGAGTAAACTACGGAGCTTCGGATTTCATATACTCTGCTTACTCAATG ATTTTGGTGGCATTGGTGAGCATATTTAGCTTATATATGTTATCCTCAAGCTATGGCTTTAGTGGTATCTGGATTGCTTTGTCTATTTACATGAGCCTCAGGACATTTGCTGGCTTTTGGAG GATAGGTACTAGATCAGGACCTTGGCACTTCCTGAAGGAAAACTATGCACTACTACAATAG
- the LOC112727618 gene encoding protein DETOXIFICATION 42 isoform X4 — translation MSFHMLFSGIRNAFRKDELGLEIMHISLPTTLALAADPIASLIDTAFIGHIGPVELAAVGVSIAIFNQISKIAIIPLVSVTTSLVAEEDAVEKLQNQPSETEMLIHASSVTEETKLEVEQVDPECSTSSRNVNRVAKLGHDKSYIPSASSAIVIGAVLGILQALFLIFTARPILNYMGVDYNSPMLKPAQQYLTLRSFGAPAVILSMAMQGVFRGIKDTKTPLYATIVGDVTNIILDPLLIFVLRLGVSGAAIAHIISQYLISLVLLWSLMKQVDLMPPSIQDFQFGKILKNGFLLLLKVTAVTFCVTLSASLAARQGSITMAAFQICLQIWMATSLLADGLAVSAQLGLILGLVLSFLLFSLLPFASKLFTNDVAVLHLIGIGIPYVAATQPLNSLAFVFDGVNYGASDFIYSAYSMILVALVSIFSLYMLSSSYGFSGIWIALSIYMSLRTFAGFWRIGTRSGPWHFLKENYALLQ, via the exons ATGAGCTTTCATATGTTATTTTCTGGCATAAG GAACGCCTTTAGGAAGGATGAACTAGGCCTGGAAATAATGCATATATCACTGCCTACCACTCTTGCTTTGGCTGCAGATCCTATTGCTTCTCTGATTGATACTGCATTCATCGGACACATAG GCCCTGTGGAGCTTGCTGCAGTGGGGGTATCAATTGCAATTTTTAATCAAATCTCAAAAATAGCAATAATTCCTCTGGTCAGTGTTACAACCTCGTTGGTTGCCGAGGAAGATGCCGTCGAGAAATTACAAAATCAACCATCAGAAACAGAAATGCTGATCCATGCCTCTTCTGTGACTGAGGAAACAAAATTGGAAGTGGAACAAGTTg ATCCTGAGTGCAGTACATCATCAAGAAATGTTAATAGAGTAGCTAAACTTGGCCATGACAAAAGCTATATTCCATCAGCTTCATCAGCAATAGTTATTGGAGCTGTTCTCGGCATCTTACAagctctctttctcatttttACAGCCAGACCAATCTTGAATTACATGGGAGTCGATTAT AATTCTCCAATGTTGAAGCCGGCACAGCAATACTTGACTCTGAGGTCATTTGGTGCACCAGCTGTGATACTTTCTATGGCCATGCAAGGAGTTTTTCGAGGAATCAAAGATACGAAAACACCTTTATACGCCACAA TTGTGGGAGATGTAACAAATATCATTTTAGATCCATTGCTTATCTTCGTACTCCGGTTGGGAGTCAGCGGTGCAGCAATCGCACACATTATCTCCCA GTACTTGATTTCCTTGGTGTTGTTGTGGAGTTTAATGAAGCAAGTTGATCTAATGCCTCCAAGTATCCAAGATTTTCAATTTGGGAAGATTCTAAAAAATG GGTTTCTGCTATTGTTGAAAGTTACAGCAGTGACATTCTGTGTGACACTGTCAGCATCCCTTGCAGCAAGACAAGGATCAATAACCATGGCTGCCTTCCAAATCTGCTTACAGATTTGGATGGCCACCTCTTTGCTTGCTGATGGATTAGCTGTTTCTGCTCAA CTTGGGCTGATTCTGGGGCTGGTTCTCTCATTCCTTCTCTTTAGTCTGCTCCCTTTTGCTTCTAAGTTATTTACAAACGACGTCGCTGTTCTGCATCTTATTGGTATTGGTATTCCG TATGTTGCAGCCACTCAACCCCTCAATTCACTAGCATTTGTTTTTGACGGAGTAAACTACGGAGCTTCGGATTTCATATACTCTGCTTACTCAATG ATTTTGGTGGCATTGGTGAGCATATTTAGCTTATATATGTTATCCTCAAGCTATGGCTTTAGTGGTATCTGGATTGCTTTGTCTATTTACATGAGCCTCAGGACATTTGCTGGCTTTTGGAG GATAGGTACTAGATCAGGACCTTGGCACTTCCTGAAGGAAAACTATGCACTACTACAATAG
- the LOC112727618 gene encoding protein DETOXIFICATION 42 isoform X3, translating to MSFHMLFSGIRNAFRKDELGLEIMHISLPTTLALAADPIASLIDTAFIGHIGPVELAAVGVSIAIFNQISKIAIIPLVSVTTSLVAEEDAVEKLQNQPSETEMLIHASSVTEETKLEVEQIDPECSTSSRNVNRVAKLGHDKSYIPSASSAIVIGAVLGILQALFLIFTARPILNYMGVDYNSPMLKPAQQYLTLRSFGAPAVILSMAMQGVFRGIKDTKTPLYATIVGDVTNIILDPLLIFVLRLGVSGAAIAHIISQYLISLVLLWSLMKQVDLMPPSIQDFQFGKILKNGFLLLLKVTAVTFCVTLSASLAARQGSITMAAFQICLQIWMATSLLADGLAVSAQLGLILGLVLSFLLFSLLPFASKLFTNDVAVLHLIGIGIPYVAATQPLNSLAFVFDGVNYGASDFIYSAYSMILVALVSIFSLYMLSSSYGFSGIWIALSIYMSLRTFAGFWRIGTRSGPWHFLKENYALLQ from the exons ATGAGCTTTCATATGTTATTTTCTGGCATAAG GAACGCCTTTAGGAAGGATGAACTAGGCCTGGAAATAATGCATATATCACTGCCTACCACTCTTGCTTTGGCTGCAGATCCTATTGCTTCTCTGATTGATACTGCATTCATCGGACACATAG GCCCTGTGGAGCTTGCTGCAGTGGGGGTATCAATTGCAATTTTTAATCAAATCTCAAAAATAGCAATAATTCCTCTGGTCAGTGTTACAACCTCGTTGGTTGCCGAGGAAGATGCCGTCGAGAAATTACAAAATCAACCATCAGAAACAGAAATGCTGATCCATGCCTCTTCTGTGACTGAGGAAACAAAATTGGAAGTGGAACAA atAGATCCTGAGTGCAGTACATCATCAAGAAATGTTAATAGAGTAGCTAAACTTGGCCATGACAAAAGCTATATTCCATCAGCTTCATCAGCAATAGTTATTGGAGCTGTTCTCGGCATCTTACAagctctctttctcatttttACAGCCAGACCAATCTTGAATTACATGGGAGTCGATTAT AATTCTCCAATGTTGAAGCCGGCACAGCAATACTTGACTCTGAGGTCATTTGGTGCACCAGCTGTGATACTTTCTATGGCCATGCAAGGAGTTTTTCGAGGAATCAAAGATACGAAAACACCTTTATACGCCACAA TTGTGGGAGATGTAACAAATATCATTTTAGATCCATTGCTTATCTTCGTACTCCGGTTGGGAGTCAGCGGTGCAGCAATCGCACACATTATCTCCCA GTACTTGATTTCCTTGGTGTTGTTGTGGAGTTTAATGAAGCAAGTTGATCTAATGCCTCCAAGTATCCAAGATTTTCAATTTGGGAAGATTCTAAAAAATG GGTTTCTGCTATTGTTGAAAGTTACAGCAGTGACATTCTGTGTGACACTGTCAGCATCCCTTGCAGCAAGACAAGGATCAATAACCATGGCTGCCTTCCAAATCTGCTTACAGATTTGGATGGCCACCTCTTTGCTTGCTGATGGATTAGCTGTTTCTGCTCAA CTTGGGCTGATTCTGGGGCTGGTTCTCTCATTCCTTCTCTTTAGTCTGCTCCCTTTTGCTTCTAAGTTATTTACAAACGACGTCGCTGTTCTGCATCTTATTGGTATTGGTATTCCG TATGTTGCAGCCACTCAACCCCTCAATTCACTAGCATTTGTTTTTGACGGAGTAAACTACGGAGCTTCGGATTTCATATACTCTGCTTACTCAATG ATTTTGGTGGCATTGGTGAGCATATTTAGCTTATATATGTTATCCTCAAGCTATGGCTTTAGTGGTATCTGGATTGCTTTGTCTATTTACATGAGCCTCAGGACATTTGCTGGCTTTTGGAG GATAGGTACTAGATCAGGACCTTGGCACTTCCTGAAGGAAAACTATGCACTACTACAATAG
- the LOC112727618 gene encoding protein DETOXIFICATION 42 isoform X2, whose amino-acid sequence MSFHMLFSGIRNAFRKDELGLEIMHISLPTTLALAADPIASLIDTAFIGHIGPVELAAVGVSIAIFNQISKIAIIPLVSVTTSLVAEEDAVEKLQNQPSETEMLIHASSVTEETKLEVEQVDPECSTSSRNVNRVAKLGHDKSYIPSASSAIVIGAVLGILQALFLIFTARPILNYMGVDYNSPMLKPAQQYLTLRSFGAPAVILSMAMQGVFRGIKDTKTPLYATIVGDVTNIILDPLLIFVLRLGVSGAAIAHIISQYLISLVLLWSLMKQVDLMPPSIQDFQFGKILKNGFLLLLKVTAVTFCVTLSASLAARQGSITMAAFQICLQIWMATSLLADGLAVSAQAILASAFAQRDYHKVITSASRVLQLGLILGLVLSFLLFSLLPFASKLFTNDVAVLHLIGIGIPYVAATQPLNSLAFVFDGVNYGASDFIYSAYSMILVALVSIFSLYMLSSSYGFSGIWIALSIYMSLRTFAGFWRIGTRSGPWHFLKENYALLQ is encoded by the exons ATGAGCTTTCATATGTTATTTTCTGGCATAAG GAACGCCTTTAGGAAGGATGAACTAGGCCTGGAAATAATGCATATATCACTGCCTACCACTCTTGCTTTGGCTGCAGATCCTATTGCTTCTCTGATTGATACTGCATTCATCGGACACATAG GCCCTGTGGAGCTTGCTGCAGTGGGGGTATCAATTGCAATTTTTAATCAAATCTCAAAAATAGCAATAATTCCTCTGGTCAGTGTTACAACCTCGTTGGTTGCCGAGGAAGATGCCGTCGAGAAATTACAAAATCAACCATCAGAAACAGAAATGCTGATCCATGCCTCTTCTGTGACTGAGGAAACAAAATTGGAAGTGGAACAAGTTg ATCCTGAGTGCAGTACATCATCAAGAAATGTTAATAGAGTAGCTAAACTTGGCCATGACAAAAGCTATATTCCATCAGCTTCATCAGCAATAGTTATTGGAGCTGTTCTCGGCATCTTACAagctctctttctcatttttACAGCCAGACCAATCTTGAATTACATGGGAGTCGATTAT AATTCTCCAATGTTGAAGCCGGCACAGCAATACTTGACTCTGAGGTCATTTGGTGCACCAGCTGTGATACTTTCTATGGCCATGCAAGGAGTTTTTCGAGGAATCAAAGATACGAAAACACCTTTATACGCCACAA TTGTGGGAGATGTAACAAATATCATTTTAGATCCATTGCTTATCTTCGTACTCCGGTTGGGAGTCAGCGGTGCAGCAATCGCACACATTATCTCCCA GTACTTGATTTCCTTGGTGTTGTTGTGGAGTTTAATGAAGCAAGTTGATCTAATGCCTCCAAGTATCCAAGATTTTCAATTTGGGAAGATTCTAAAAAATG GGTTTCTGCTATTGTTGAAAGTTACAGCAGTGACATTCTGTGTGACACTGTCAGCATCCCTTGCAGCAAGACAAGGATCAATAACCATGGCTGCCTTCCAAATCTGCTTACAGATTTGGATGGCCACCTCTTTGCTTGCTGATGGATTAGCTGTTTCTGCTCAA GCCATTCTTGCAAGTGCGTTTGCGCAAAGGGATTACCATAAAGTGATCACATCGGCTTCCCGTGTTCTTCAG CTTGGGCTGATTCTGGGGCTGGTTCTCTCATTCCTTCTCTTTAGTCTGCTCCCTTTTGCTTCTAAGTTATTTACAAACGACGTCGCTGTTCTGCATCTTATTGGTATTGGTATTCCG TATGTTGCAGCCACTCAACCCCTCAATTCACTAGCATTTGTTTTTGACGGAGTAAACTACGGAGCTTCGGATTTCATATACTCTGCTTACTCAATG ATTTTGGTGGCATTGGTGAGCATATTTAGCTTATATATGTTATCCTCAAGCTATGGCTTTAGTGGTATCTGGATTGCTTTGTCTATTTACATGAGCCTCAGGACATTTGCTGGCTTTTGGAG GATAGGTACTAGATCAGGACCTTGGCACTTCCTGAAGGAAAACTATGCACTACTACAATAG